The following nucleotide sequence is from uncultured Ilyobacter sp..
TTAGAATCTGCTCTGAAGGTTGGAATACTTACACTTAGTGCCATATAAATTTCATCCTTCTTCACTATTGGAACTGAATAACATTGAATATCTTCTGTAACTTCTTCTTTTTCATAGGCTATGCCTGTTTTTCTGATCTCTAAAATTTCGTTATATAAATCTTCTATACTATCAATCGTTTTAGGAGTTATTTTTTTTAAACCATTAGGATAAAGATCTTTCAATTCTGTAAAGGTATGCTTGCTTAAAAGTGCCTTTCCTAAACTTGTGCAATACGCTGGTAATCTTGTTCCTTCATTTGAAACTAGTCTAATACGTTCTGATGAGTCAATTCTTATTAGGTATAAAACTTCCCCATCTTTTAATACCGCTAGCTGGCATGTTTCAGAGAATCGATCTACTAGTTCCTGCATTTCATTTTTTAATATACCCAGAACAGTGTTTTTATTCAAATATGCTGCTGACAAAGCAAGTACTCTTGCTCCCAGTGTAAATTTTAAAGTTTGTTCATTAAGACTCAAGTATCCTTCACTATTCAAAGTTTGAATAATTGGATATAAGCTACTTTTTGGTATTTCTAAAATTTTTGTTAACTCTGTTAAACTATAACCATTTTCTGAATTTGCCAATTTTTCTAATATTTCTAATACTCTTAATGTTGATCTGTGCTGATACAATGACATATCTCTCCTCACTTTTTTATAATTTCATCTATTATTATACTTCTTTTGTTATTTTGTGCAACATCTAATAAAAATTCCTTCCTCATTAATTAATTAATGAGGAAGGAATTAATATTATTCTATGCAATTTTTTTAAATAATTCAACTAATTTCTCTTTATTAAAGAAAACAGGATTTGCTCCAGCACAAGCATCATTCATTGCATTCTTTGCTAATCTATCAAAATCTGGTGAATTAACTCCCACATCTCTTAGAGTTTTAGGAATCCCAACTTTTTCTGAAAGATTTTTAATAGCTTCTATTACAAATTCTGCACACTGGATATCTGTTTTATTCGCAACATCCATACCTATTGTTTTAGCAATTGCTCTAAATTTTGCAGGAATAAATTTAGAATTCTCTTCTTGAACTATAGGAAGAAGCATTGCATTACAAACACCATGTGGTAAATCGTATAATCCTCCTAATTGATGGGCCATAGCATGCACATTTCCTAATCCAGCATTACTAAATGCTATTCCATTCAAGAAACATGCATAACTAAGCTGTTCTCTTGCCTCACTATCATTTCCATCTTTAACTGCTCTGGGGAGATAGTCAAAAATTTGCTTTATAGCATATAGAGCTGTTGAATCAGTAACATCATATGCTCCCTTAGCTACCACTGCTTCTATAGCATGTGTCAAGGCATCCATACCTGTTGCAGCAGTTAAATCTGAAGGTTTACTCAGCATAAGTTCCGGGTCATTAACAGTTATGGCAGCAAGTGAATTTGTATCTACCATAATCATCTTTACATGTCTTTCTTCATCTGTAATAACATAATTAATCGTTACTTCTGCTGAAGTCCCGGCAGTTGTTGTTATAGCAACAATCGGAAGAGATTTTTCTTTTGTTTTGTTTACCCCTTCATAATGCTTAACTTCACCACCATTTGTACCTAAAATAGCAATAGCCTTACCACAATCTTGAGGTGATCCACCTCCAATTGTAATAACGAAATCACATTCCGATTTTTTTAAAAGTTCTAATCCTAAATTCACATTACTCACTGTCGGATTAGGCTTAACATTATCATAAATAACATACTCTATATCTATTTTATCTAACAAATCTGTTACTTTATTAACCGTACCACTAGACACAAGAAATTTATCACTAACTATTAACGCTTTTTTTGTTCCTAAACTACTTACTGGTCCCTCAATCTCAGCTAAACAACCTTTCCCTATTAAATTAATTGGAGGGATATAATAAATACTCATAATCAATCTCCTTTATATAAATAATAATTTTATAGCTGCCCTCGACTAAATCTATTTAGTCGAGGGCCTTAAATTTTAAATCTATAATTTTTTATACAAAATTACATGCTCTAGCTATAGCAATTTCATTGAATCCTAATACTTCCGATTTTGTCGGTTTACCGTTTGCTGTTTCAATAACTTGTTTTAGCAAACTATCGCTTAGTTGTTCCATGTTTTCTGGACCATAAATTACAGGACTAGCATCAAAATCTATATTATCTTTCATCATTTGAGCAGTTATCTTGTTTCCAGTAATTTTTACAACTGGAGCAATGGGATTGCCTGTCGGTGTCCCTCGTCCTGTTGTGAATAACACAATCTGAGCTCCACCTGCAATCATTCCTGCAACTGAAGAAGGGTCATTACCAGGAGTATCCATTATTACCAGCCCCCTTTCTGTAACTGGCTTTGCATAATCAAATACTTCATTTATAGTAGAATGTCCTCCTTTATGAATGCATCCAAGTGATTTTTCTTCTAATGTTGTTATTCCTCCAGCTTTATTTCCTGGAGATGGATTCCCCTCTCTAACATCAACACCTGCACCTTGAATATGCTTTTCATATCTATGTATTATCTCATAAATTCTATTTTTTACTCTTTCATCTTTTGCTCGTCTTGCTAATATATGTTCTGCCCCTATAAATTCCGTAGTTTCACTTAAAATTGAAGTAGCACCTAACTCTATAATTTTATCACTAAATTCTCCCACAAGTGGATTTGAAGCTAATCCTGAAGTTGGGTCTGACCCTCCACACTCTGTTCCTATAATCAATTCAGAAACCGGAAACTCTTCCCTTCTAATCGACATTGCATCTTCTACCATTTCTCTAGCAAATCTAACAGCCTGTTCTACAGCCTTGAGAGTTCCACCAACTTCTTGAATTATTACACCTTTAATAGGTTTGTTAGTTCTTTTTTTAATTGCTTCTACAACTAAATCCATCTGACAGTTCTCACAACCTAAAGAAACAACTACTGTTCCATAAATATTAGGGTTAGCGGCAAATCCAGCCATTGTATCCATTGTTAGTTCTTGATCTGGTGCAACTTGAGAACATCCAAGCTGGTTATTAAATGTAACTGTACCATTTACTTGTGAAGAAACTATCCTTGTAGTATCAGAAGCACACACACTTGCAGGCAGTACTAAAACATTGTTTCTAACTCCAACTTTTCCGTCAGGTCTTCTATAACCATAAAAATTCATACTTAATTTCCTCCCTAAAGATCATTTTATATTTTTATTCATCAATCTCATTATAATTCTTCTCTGACACCTTCTACATTATGCTCATGAACATGCATCCCTGTCTCAATACTAATTTTTGCAACACCGATATGTTCTCCGTACTTAACTACAGGTTTACCTTCTGAAATATCTTTAGCTGCGGCTTTATGATAAATAGTAATATCATCCAGTGCAATTATTGTGCTAATATCACCATTTTTTTTCGTATATTTAATTTCTGAGCCTTTTTTTATCTCCTCAATCGCCACTACAACATCATCTTGGTCATCTATTATTACTGCATTTAACATAATCAAACTCTCCTTTTAATTTTTATTTTATCAACTAAAAAGTTATTTTATTTTTCTATTGAATATCTAGTACTTTATCTTTATTTTCAATTGGAATTTGCGGACATCCGTATTTTTTTGCCCACCAAGTGGTTATTAATGGTACCACTATAGCACTAAACACCACCGCTGCTGCCACCTGAGTTGTTGCTGTTGCAGCATAAGGTGCCCACGCTGGATCTATTATAGCTACTGCAGCTGGTGTTGCTATACTGTTCCCTGCTGCACTGGAGACTGCCCATCCCGCATATCCAGGACGTTTTCCAAGAAATACATCACAAAGTACTATAAATGTACCTCCTACAAATACAACTATGGATCCTAAGAGAATTCCTGAGAATCCACCCTTAATTATGTTAGTCAGATTGATTCCTCCACCCAATGTAAATCCTACAAAAGGGATCAAAAGAGCGCATCCAGGTTCTAGGAACTTCTTCAGTTCTTTATCGAAGTTACCTAATATCATTCCAACAATTATAGGAACAACTGCTGCCAAAAGAGACATAAGTGGTATATTAGCTAGTCCAGATGCACCTAAGGCAACTAGTGTAAAAAATGGTCCGTCATTTATAGTTAAAAGACTCATAGCAGCACTGTCGGTTTCATCACCATAATTAGTCATAAGTGAAAGATATAAACTTCCATTACTATTGGTAACTGAGCTTATAACTGCCAAGGTAGTCAAACCAAAAATTCCACCCATACCGAATACCTTACCTATAAAAATACCTATTACTGCCCCTATTAAAAATTTAGCACCCAACAAAATTCCGCCTCTTTTTAATACCTTGGGCATTTCTCTAAATTGAAGTTGAGTTCCTAAGCAGACAAGTTGGACACCAATTATTGAAGCGGCTCCTTTGCTTGAGAATACCGCTGTAGTGAATGACCCTATCTGTACAATCTGAGGACAGAATGTATTAATGAGTGCTGCCAAAAACATTGGGACAATCATCATTCCTGCAGGAACTTTTTTTATAAATTTCATAATCATTTTTAGTTTCCCCCTTTTTTTTAAGTATATTACTCGACTTGTGCAAATTAATATGATTTTTATAATCGGTATTTAAAACTATTTTCCATATATTTTTAGACTAGGTATTTAGGCTTTTAGTTCTTTTAAGTAGTTTTTTTAAATTATGACGTCTGAATTGTAAGCTGAGATATTTTTTGCACAAGTCCAGTATATTATTTAATTATTAACCTTTAAATTTTTTCATGATATTTTTTATTCTTTCAGTTTGCTCTTCGCTAACCTTTGAAAACGGGGTCGTACAATTTTCATCTATTTCCACTCCATTTAGAATCATTGCTTTTTTCATTGTTGGAATAAAAGGATTAGAAACTTCATATAGCTCCATCATTTTATTTACTTCCTTTTGGATTTCAAAAGCTTTCTCATAGTCTTTCTCCCTTACTGTCTTAGACCATTCTGAAAACTTTTTAGGGTAGAGGTTTGAAAGTCCTCCGATACAACCTGCTCCTCCGGAAATTACATTACTCAGAAAAAATTCATCAAATCCACTATATATTTGAAATTCTGGAAATTCTGGGATAATTGTCTCTATTAATTTTCTTGTGTGCCCCATTTCAACCACGGTATCTTTATAACCTACTATATTTTTGTGTTTTCTACATAAGTTTAAAGTTATCTCTGGAGATAAATCATATCCTGTTCTATCTGGGAAATTATAAAGATAAATACTGGCATTTGTCCCTTCTGCTACTTCACTATAATATCTTTCTAAATTTTCATTTGATAGTGTGAAATAATAAGGACTTATTACCATCACCCCATCCACGCCTCTTTTGTGAGCATATTCTGATAATTCAATTGTTTCATCTACTCTCATTCTTGCTGTTCCAATTAATAATTTAGCTTTCCCTTTGATAGTTTCAACAGCACAATCGATTAATTTTTTATGTTCTTCCATGGTCAGGTTGAAAAATTCTCCGGTACTTCCAAGTACTACTATACCATCAATACCTCCTTCTATAAGGTGATTATAAACTTTTCTGTTCCCTTCCAAATGAATATTTTGATTTTCATCAAATATTGTTACTGCTGGTGTCATAAATTTTTTCATTTCTAGCTCCTTTTATATAACAGTATTTTTTAAGTTACCTATTTTTTCTATGGTACAAATTACTTCATCACCTTTTTTCAAAAAACTTTGTGGAACCATTCCTAGCCCTACACCTGATGGAGTACCTGTTGCGATAATATCTCCTGCTTCTAAAGTTATTCCTTTCGTTAGCTCTTCAATGATTTCACCTATTCCTTTAATCAAATATTTTGTATTAGAATTTTGTCTCAATTCTCCGTTTACATAACTTTTTATATCTAATTCAGGTGGGAAATTCAAAGCGCTTTTATGTACAATACAAGGTCCCATGGCCGCAAAAGAATCCAGTCCTTTTCCTATGTACCACTGATTATGATCTGCTTGTAATTTTCTTGCTGATAAATCATTAATTATCGAATAACCAAAAATATATTCTTCTGCATCTTCTTTCTTTACATTTCTGCATTTTTTACCAATTATAACTCCTAATTCAACCTCATAATCAATTTGTGAATCTAGATCAAAATGGCCTTCTATATCTTGATTAGTTCCAACAATACTTGAAACTCTCTTGGAAAAATAAACTGTTTTCTTAGGTTCAATAAAATTACCATTATCAAATTTTTCTTTTGTTTCTATTAAATGCTCATTATAGTTAACTCCTACACATATAATATCATGCTTGGTTTTTTCTAATATTGGTAATAATTTGATTTTTTCCAAGGGAATTGCATTTTCTTCTACTTTTAGATCCTCCATAGAATTTTCTATTAGAATATTCATATCCGAAATTTCTAATCCCTTTGACTCTTTGATTTTAAAAACTTTACTTTCGCATTTTGATAATATTCCTAAATTAATCTGTTCCAAATTTCTAGTTTTGTACCTAATTAATTTCAAATCATTCTCCTCTCTTATTATTGTTCTTATATAAAAACACAGTACTTATATAAGATCCTTATAGTAGTTTATACTCTTCATTTGACAATTTGTCAAACTTTTTGTTCTTTTTTTATCGTTAATTTTCAAATTAAATGCAATTCTTAATTCACCCATAATACTAAAATCAACGTTTTAAAGGATGATACGTAATATCTCAATCACTACAAAATTATTTAAAAACCAATTTTCCAAATATATTATTTAAGTTTAAATTACTACAGTATTTTGAACTTTCTGAATATTTATAATAAAAAAACTTCAAAACAAAAAACAGTATCAAAAGATCAAAGTTCATTTTGATACTGTTCCACGTAAAAAAATCTAGTCTATAAACCAATAAATGCGTTCTCAAATTCTCGTCTTAAAAACTATAGCTTTTGAGACGAGAAGAGAAACAGAATTTGGATTTTTAAAATGAATTTTTTAATTGGTATTACTAACTCTTCAATGTCTTTTGCAAAATATCCTTCCCAGGGAAACTTACCAATCTGTTATGAAAAGTCTGACATAAAAAATGACACCCATAAGGTGTCACTTAACCTCTATATATAGGTGCTCAAAACACAGACAGTGTCTATTTCAAATTACCTCCACCATAATTTTTTTTCATTAATTCTGTCTTTAATTTAGACTCCAATGCAGCTATTTCATCATTTAATTTCTGAATTTTTTTCCAGTCTGGACTATCGTTTAATAGCTCTGTTTCAATTTCTAACTGTTTTCTACCGATAGATCTACCATATTGACTGTATATTTTTAGATTTTCCTCTCTTATTTTCATATAGGCCTTTTCTTCTTCAGGAGTAAGTCTTCGTTGTGGCATATATATATCATCTTCATACGTACCTCTATGATATCCCGGCCCCATCATATATCCTCCATATCCTGGCCCCATCATGCCTTGTCCATAACCCGGTCCCATCATGTATCCTCCATATCCTGGTCCCATCATGCGCCTTCCGTAACCCGGCCCCATCATGTGCCCGTTGTAATACCCTCTCTCTTCATAGTTTTTATCATTACTATCTGCATAAGCCACCGATGATAAAGCCAAAATTGCAGTTAAAATTAATAACCATTTTTTCATGACATCCTCCTTTAAGATTTTGAAATAATACATCTCCAGTATAGTATTAGCTATTTCAGCGGAATTTCCTCTTTTAGATATACTAGCAAGAATTGGATTATGGGTATAAAAAACAGAAACTAATCTAATGAATTGATAAAAGTTTATAGGTTCAAAAATAAAACCATCTTCGAACCACTACAGTCATCATCTTGTGCTCACGAGGTAAGAACAACTTAGATCACACAAGAAAATCTAAAAAATAAAATAGACATAAAGTTGTTTAATTTTTTTATTTAGAAGAATCAATGATGCTTTTGCAAACCATCCTAAATATAAATCTTCCGTTTTTCCAAATAATTTGGAATGGAATACTATTGAGATCCAAAGATTTCTTGACTATGGAAAGCCCCAATTCGGTTGCTTCTATTTCTGAATCTTCAGCATTTTTACTCAAAAGCCTAATATCTGCAGTTATCCTCTTTGAAAAAAAGGCTTCTGCAATTAATTATACAATTTAAGATTTTAGTAAAAAATACTTTTCTTTTTTGATAAAATCAGTGATACTCTAGTTAAGAGTATTTTAGCGGTGTGTCTGAACTAAAAAATACAACTCGATCTGATTATAAATAAAAGGGGTGTTGCAGCCATGAGAAAAATACTTTTTAAAAGTTTTGTACCGTTTTTAATCGGAATACTTATATTTTCATTTTTGATACTGCTGAATCAGCTCAATCAGTTGGCCATCTCTTCCACTTCACTTCTGGGAAGTTATGGTTATGTCATAAGCTGGGGGCTTTTCACTGCTCTCGGGATATACACCTTCTACCCTGTAGTGAGGATGGTCACAATGCCAAAGGTGATAAAAAGACCTGACGGGGCCTCAAGTCCGGAAGAAAAGAGAGACTTTTATTTTTCACATAAAGACAGGATAGTGAGGGAATATTCCAGAAAAAACTCACATCTGAAGGACATAATATCCATGGAAAATATCCAGCAGCTGAAGGATTC
It contains:
- a CDS encoding IclR family transcriptional regulator, translating into MYQHRSTLRVLEILEKLANSENGYSLTELTKILEIPKSSLYPIIQTLNSEGYLSLNEQTLKFTLGARVLALSAAYLNKNTVLGILKNEMQELVDRFSETCQLAVLKDGEVLYLIRIDSSERIRLVSNEGTRLPAYCTSLGKALLSKHTFTELKDLYPNGLKKITPKTIDSIEDLYNEILEIRKTGIAYEKEEVTEDIQCYSVPIVKKDEIYMALSVSIPTFRADSKEEKIKNGLLEFKKKIEKIVINFENINF
- a CDS encoding iron-containing alcohol dehydrogenase, with amino-acid sequence MSIYYIPPINLIGKGCLAEIEGPVSSLGTKKALIVSDKFLVSSGTVNKVTDLLDKIDIEYVIYDNVKPNPTVSNVNLGLELLKKSECDFVITIGGGSPQDCGKAIAILGTNGGEVKHYEGVNKTKEKSLPIVAITTTAGTSAEVTINYVITDEERHVKMIMVDTNSLAAITVNDPELMLSKPSDLTAATGMDALTHAIEAVVAKGAYDVTDSTALYAIKQIFDYLPRAVKDGNDSEAREQLSYACFLNGIAFSNAGLGNVHAMAHQLGGLYDLPHGVCNAMLLPIVQEENSKFIPAKFRAIAKTIGMDVANKTDIQCAEFVIEAIKNLSEKVGIPKTLRDVGVNSPDFDRLAKNAMNDACAGANPVFFNKEKLVELFKKIA
- a CDS encoding UxaA family hydrolase, producing the protein MNFYGYRRPDGKVGVRNNVLVLPASVCASDTTRIVSSQVNGTVTFNNQLGCSQVAPDQELTMDTMAGFAANPNIYGTVVVSLGCENCQMDLVVEAIKKRTNKPIKGVIIQEVGGTLKAVEQAVRFAREMVEDAMSIRREEFPVSELIIGTECGGSDPTSGLASNPLVGEFSDKIIELGATSILSETTEFIGAEHILARRAKDERVKNRIYEIIHRYEKHIQGAGVDVREGNPSPGNKAGGITTLEEKSLGCIHKGGHSTINEVFDYAKPVTERGLVIMDTPGNDPSSVAGMIAGGAQIVLFTTGRGTPTGNPIAPVVKITGNKITAQMMKDNIDFDASPVIYGPENMEQLSDSLLKQVIETANGKPTKSEVLGFNEIAIARACNFV
- a CDS encoding UxaA family hydrolase, with product MLNAVIIDDQDDVVVAIEEIKKGSEIKYTKKNGDISTIIALDDITIYHKAAAKDISEGKPVVKYGEHIGVAKISIETGMHVHEHNVEGVREEL
- a CDS encoding 2-keto-3-deoxygluconate permease, giving the protein MIMKFIKKVPAGMMIVPMFLAALINTFCPQIVQIGSFTTAVFSSKGAASIIGVQLVCLGTQLQFREMPKVLKRGGILLGAKFLIGAVIGIFIGKVFGMGGIFGLTTLAVISSVTNSNGSLYLSLMTNYGDETDSAAMSLLTINDGPFFTLVALGASGLANIPLMSLLAAVVPIIVGMILGNFDKELKKFLEPGCALLIPFVGFTLGGGINLTNIIKGGFSGILLGSIVVFVGGTFIVLCDVFLGKRPGYAGWAVSSAAGNSIATPAAVAIIDPAWAPYAATATTQVAAAVVFSAIVVPLITTWWAKKYGCPQIPIENKDKVLDIQ
- a CDS encoding dihydrodipicolinate synthase family protein; its protein translation is MKKFMTPAVTIFDENQNIHLEGNRKVYNHLIEGGIDGIVVLGSTGEFFNLTMEEHKKLIDCAVETIKGKAKLLIGTARMRVDETIELSEYAHKRGVDGVMVISPYYFTLSNENLERYYSEVAEGTNASIYLYNFPDRTGYDLSPEITLNLCRKHKNIVGYKDTVVEMGHTRKLIETIIPEFPEFQIYSGFDEFFLSNVISGGAGCIGGLSNLYPKKFSEWSKTVREKDYEKAFEIQKEVNKMMELYEVSNPFIPTMKKAMILNGVEIDENCTTPFSKVSEEQTERIKNIMKKFKG
- a CDS encoding fumarylacetoacetate hydrolase family protein — protein: MKLIRYKTRNLEQINLGILSKCESKVFKIKESKGLEISDMNILIENSMEDLKVEENAIPLEKIKLLPILEKTKHDIICVGVNYNEHLIETKEKFDNGNFIEPKKTVYFSKRVSSIVGTNQDIEGHFDLDSQIDYEVELGVIIGKKCRNVKKEDAEEYIFGYSIINDLSARKLQADHNQWYIGKGLDSFAAMGPCIVHKSALNFPPELDIKSYVNGELRQNSNTKYLIKGIGEIIEELTKGITLEAGDIIATGTPSGVGLGMVPQSFLKKGDEVICTIEKIGNLKNTVI